CAAAAAAGTATAAATATTTCATAGATAAGCCTATCTGTAGCTAACGCAAATTTACGTTAATTATTGTCGAAAACCGATAGATGTGCGGATTTCAGTTTGTCAATAATTTGGTAAGCTACATCCAAAGCACGGTATGCATCATCGATCGAAACGACAACAGGTTGATTATGAACGATGGAGTTATAAAATGAGCGCAATTCTTCCTGGATGGCGTTAGTCTTTTTAATTTCCGGTTTCAGAGCCGAAAAGTTCACATCGTCATTGAGTTGAAAGCTGAAAAATCCTGGCGCTTCTTCGTCTTTCGGTGTAATCATGATCTGGTCCACAGACTGGTTTAAGAAATCGATCACCAGGTATCCTGTTTTCTGGAAAATGCGTGTTTTTCGCATGTTGTTCAGCGACATCCGGGAAGCTGTCAGGTTGGCTACGCATCCGTTGTCGAATTCAATGCGTACGGAGGTAATATCCGGAGTTCTGCTAACTACGCTCACACCACTTGCAGAAATTCTGCGGATGGATGAATTGACACAACTCAAAACGATGTCCAGGTCGTGGATCATTAAATCGAGGATCACCGAAACGTCTGTTCCGCGCGGATTGTATTGTGCCAGGCGGTGAATCTCAAAGAACATCGGTTTGACGATCAACGGAGCTGCAGCCTGGAAAGCAGGATTGAATCGTTCTACATGCCCAACCTGCACAATTACACCTGCCTCGCGGGAAAGATCCAACAGGATTTTTGCCTGTTCAGTTGTTTCAGCAACCGGTTTCTCAATAAATACGTGTTTGCTGGAACGAATCGCCTTATAAGCAATGTCGTAATGATGAAGGGTAGGAGCAACCACATCTACGCAATCAGATGCATCAATGAGTGCCTGCATATCGTCCCAGCGCTTTACGTGATATTCGGAGATTGTTTTTTCGGCAGATTCATCCGACGGATCGTAAAAACCGATCAATTCGAACAGGTCCGGCAATTCAAGCAGCAACCGGATGTGGATCCTGCCCAAATGTCCTGCTCCAAAAACACCGATTTTCAATTTTTTATCCGCCATATTACAAATGTACGGATTCACCGAAGCGAATCCCGGAACAAACAGTTGTGTTATTAACAACGCATGTTTAGTTGAAGAAATGAGCTCAGAATCTGTCTGTTACCTGGTAAATAGTCAGAATTGCGAAAAAAAATCCGTTTCCCTGTAGGAATTTTAATAGAAATGCTTATTTTTGCGCCCACTTAACGGAGGTTGTAGCTCAGTTGGTTAGAGCGCCGGATTGTGGTTCCGGAGGTCGCGGGTTCGAGACCCGTCTCCCTCCCTCCAAAATAAAAAGGGCATTTTGCGATAGCGGAATGCCCTTTTTATTTTTCCTCAATGCTCGCACTCACTCTCACACTTTTTAATCGTAATGAATGCCCTTTTTTATTTTGGCAGTGTGAGTGATGAGATCAGAGTGTGTTTCTCATTTTACTCTCATTCTTATTGATGTATCCCTTCTTTAAATTCCTCGATCATTTTCCGGTTGAAAGCAGGTAAATCCTGTGGAGAGCGACTGGTAACCAATCCGTTGTCAACGACCACTTCTTCGTCCAGCCAACTTGCTCCGGCGTTTTGCAAATCAATTTTAACGGACTCAAAAGAAGTCATTTCGCGCCCTGCTACCACGCCTGCGCTGATCAATACCTGCGGACCGTGACAAATAGCTGCAACTGGTTTCTTCGCATCAAAAAAATCTTTCACGAAATCCAATACCTTGTTTTCCCGTCTTAATTTATCGGGGTTGATCACGCCGCCGGGAATTACCAATCCATCGTATTCAGAAGCTTTTACATCGTCGATGATATTATCAACCGGGTATTCTTTTCCCCAGTCACCTTTCGACCAGGACTTGATCGTTCCGCTTTTCAAACTCACAATTTCGGCCTGCCAGCCTTGTTTTTCAAGCGCTTCTTTCGGTGATTGCAATTCACTTTCCTCAAATCCGTCGGTAGCCAAAATGGCAATTCTCTTATCCATAATTCCTCGTTTTTACAATTGAAACTGTAAGTTACGGGAGCGGTGCCAGTATAAAAACCGGTTGCTGTTAAAGTGTGGTAAAGGATGTTAATAAACTAGTGAGGGTGAAAAATTTTTCAACCTTACTAGAACGAAACCCGCAATTGTACCGTAATATCTGATTTCTTTGAACCTTTAATCTCTTCTGCGCCGGAACTGATCGCATTTTTGTTGGCGTAGAGGTAAGTTCCGTAACGGATCCACAAATCGCAATGTCTCAGGAATGAAAACCGGACCAGAGCGTAGGCTCTTGATCCTTGATAATAATAAGCCGGGATCGAAAAAACGTAAAGAGCATTGTTTTCGAAGGTGTAAATCCGCGAATCGTAACTGTCTGTATCAAACAAAGCATAACGCAATGTCAGGTCAAAAGGCAATTTCTTGGGCTTAAACAGGATGTCCTGCGTAAAGATCCAACCGTCTTCCGCCGGACTGCTTTTACGATTGATGGTCACGTATTCAACCCGACTTTTCAGCGTAAAGCTTTCCAGTACTTTGTAAGACATGTTCAAGCGGTAATTGTTTTGTACCACATCTTCTATCGGAGTGATCGTTCCGTCCGAATCGCGCGAGTTTTTTTGACGGACCTGTTGTCTGAAGCGTGCATATATTTCAAAGACTTTATTCGGCTTATAAGTCGGCTGAACTAAGAATTCATAGCCTTTTGAAGGAGCATCAACCTGGTACTTCAGCCAGGGAAATTTGAAAAAATCGATGTAGGAACTTACCGACCATGCCGGCGCTAATCTGACCTTAATCCCGGAAAACAATCCGCTCTCATTCTGGGTGTTGCTTCCTTCTGAGAATCCGTTGTTGTAGAAGGAGAAATATCCTTTCGAGTAATTCCGGTAAATGACGGAGATGGAAACACTCGGATCTAAAATGGCCATTAGACCGTGCAGTTGCGCAAATGATTTCGAATGGGTACTGTAGGAAACTTCCCCGAAAAAGTTGACGTTTTTCAATACGAAATTATAGTCTCCGCTGATCGCCGTTGTGTTTTTTCCTCTGAATGCGTAAAGGTTGTACGGAACAGTGTCTTTTTGAAGCGGTTGGTTGTATTGCTGGTTTACGACCGCAATTCCTGCATTGAATCGAGTAGAGTTATAGCTCACGTAATTCCCGATAACCTGTTCGCTCAGTTTGTTCTTTTTGGCAATTTCACTGTTGGTACGGTGCAAACCGGAAAGATCGATTGTTGTGACAAATTCCAGATCATCTGTTAATGAATCGTTGATTCCCGAACCGTCTATTTTTTTGTTGCTGTAGAAAGTCAGCAAGTTCCACTTTTTATACCCGATAATAGCTGCTCCTCCGCGGAAAAAACGGTTTTCATCGACAGAAGTATAAGGCCGCAGTAAATTTGCAGCTTTCTTGGATGAGAAAATATCTGCACTTTTCCCAAAAGCATATCCGCTCCAGGTATTCAATCCTTGTCCGATCTGGATTTGGTAATCACCGGCTGCAACCGCGCGTACGTATTTTCCGCCTTTGTAAAATGCGTGAAAGGAATAATAATCGAAGCCGTTTTTCTGTGAGCCTTTGAAGAATTCTTCCCCAGGGTCTTTTTCGGCGGTGAATCCCAGGCTGATGTTTGTGCGGTAAGTATAGCGGAAACGGGTGTAGTATTTATCCGCATTCCCATGATAATACCCGTTGGAATTATTCAAAATGGAATCGGAGACCGGAGTGTATCCTTTTTTTCGTTCCGGTGTGCGCTGGTAACGGGTATACCATTCGATCTTCCCGTTTTTGATCGCATCTTTGAACGTAATGTGCAGATTTTCAAGCCGGTCGTCGACTTTGATGAAGGGAAGTACGAGTGAAATGGTGTTCAAATCCCAGTATTTCAGGGATTGAAGCTCGTAAATACTGATGAATTTCCCGAATCGTTCGATATGCAGAAGCGCATCGGTAATCTGGACTTCTGTCAGTAATCCGAGGGAACGCAATTCATCCGGGTTTGTATTATTCAGGTTAATGGGATTGTCGTAGAAATAGTTCAGCTGATCGAAAATGTTGGTTAAATCCAGTTCTTCCGATTCGGATTGTTCCGCGATAAACTCGACCCGTTGCTGGATAATCTCATTCCGTTCCTGTCCGAAAACACAAGAGCAAATAGTGGTGAAAAAAAGCAGCAGCAGTCTATTTTTTCTCATGCTCTTTGAATTGGTAGTTTAAACCGAAATTGGGCGACCAACCAAGTGTTTGATGGTATTTGGATCCCAGGTCGATGGAGAATCCGGAAACCCGGTACCTGATTCCGAGTGCAAATTCCATCGGTGCACTTTGAGCTCCGAAACGAATATAAAGTGGTTGCACCGGTTGATATTCCACGGCTCCTTTGAATGAAATTTTGGTAATGACCTGTTTTTCAACTTCTGCAAAAATGGAAACCTTTTTAGATGGTTTGTATTGAAATCCTCCGCGCAAAACCGTTGCAAAGCGGTCGTTTGTAGGGTTGGTGCGCTGTCTGCCGATATTCATGACAGATATTCCGACACTCCATTTTTCGGAAATTTTCGCCAAAACCCCGGCTTCAACAGTTCCGCTAATCGTTGAACCATAGTTTCCTCCCAGGCGCAAAGTCTGTACATTTCCCTGGACACCAACCTGGAGAAAATCCGTGAATTTCATACTGTATCCCAATCCAGCCCGGGTATTCCGGTATTGCTGATAACCGAAAAATTGTCCGCCGGCAGAAAGAACACCAACTTTTAAAGGAATGGCAACAGCAAGGGCTTGTGTTTGAAGTTCTTTGGTTAAAAAACGCGTTTCGTAGTAAGCACCGATTGAAATAGCCCTGATGGAAGCGGTAGCTCCCGGATTGTGGTGATATGCCCAGACATCATTGAGGCAAACACTGGTATTGGCCAGCGAAACTGCCCGTGATCCAACCGGATTCCATCCTTGTCCGAATGAGAACAGGTAGCTGAAGGATGTGAAGAGTAGTAGTAGTAAAAGTCTTGTCATGTTTTATTTTGAGAACAAACGGTGTTTGAGTGGAATTTTTTGGAGAAAATAATCCTCCTGCGTCAGGAAAAACCAATTATTTCCGGCATCCGACGAAATGGCGTAGATTTCATAGTTTTTATCGGAATCATCACGTGTTTCCTTATAAATCGTGTATTTGCGTTCAATCCAGTCGCCTTGTGATTTCATTTCCCTGAATAATGGATTGTATAAATTAACTGAATTTTCTCCGGTTTCGTTACTAAAGTGTTGAATAAATTCAGAATCTCCTAGGGAAGTATAATAACGGACAACGGCTGGATGACTTAAACCAGCATATTCCAGTGTGTTGTTTTCGTTATAGGATTTGACGTATTTGGATAATTGTTTATTTAACCGGTTTTCCTGCTCAGCAGACAAGGTGCAGGAGAATACCAGGAAAAGGACCATTGTGAAATTGAAAAATTTGAGCATGGATAATCAGTTTTGTCTGTGACTAAAATTAAATTATTTTTGAGAAAAATCTACTATGAAAAAAATCTTAACGCTACCTGTATTTTTATTTAGCGTATTTGCGGCATTTGCCCAGCTTACAGACCAAACTATTTCGATCAATGGCGTTTCCCGTGCTTATAAATTGTATATCCCGTCAGGATTTAACGCCCAGACTGAAAACCCGGATATGATCATCATCATGCACGGCCTTGGAGGAACCAATTCGGATATGGTAGGTGCCGGTTTCAATTTTATTGCCGATACTGCCCGTGTGATTGCGGTTTATCCTCAGGCTTTGAATAATAACTGGGGAATGTCGGCTTGGAATAACGGAACACTCCTGGGAAGTACGGCGGACGATATTGCGTTTATGAATGCATTGATCGATAAAGGGTTGAGTGATTACCACGTGAATCCTGCCCGGGTTTACGCTACCGGTTTTTCTATGGGGTCGATCATGTCTCATCACATGGCTTGTGTGATGAATAACCGCATTGCAGCTATCGGAGCGATGTCGGGAACGATGCCTTCTTCGGATATCAGTTCCTGTGTTCCTGCTTATAAAACACCGGTTATTCATTTGCACGGAACGGCTGATGGAACGGTTCCTTACGACGGATCAGCTTTGCCTTCTTTGAGTCTGGTTCCGCAAACCATGGCTTTCTGGAGAGGTGTTCATGGTTGTGATGCCGCTGCCGATTCTACACGTCTTCCGGATACAGGTACAGATACCATTACGATCGACCGTTTTGTCTACGACAATTGTAATCCGTCAGGGTCTGTGGAGCTGTGGAGATTCAACAATGCTGACCATGTTTATTTATACAAACCGGTGAACGATATCAACGAAATGATCGAAGTTTGGTTGTTTCTTCGGAAATGGACTCATTCAAATCCTACATCGCTTGGATTGCAAGACCAAGAGCTTTCAGTGCTGAAGATAAGTCCGAACCCATCCAATGGATTGGTACAGGTGAGCAGTGAGTTTGCTGGAATGTTTCAGCTAATCGATTTAAAAGGATCTGTGATCATTGAACAGCAAATTCAGGCAGGAACAACAGAGTTGGATCTGAGTGCTGTGAACAAGGGAGTTTACCTGGTGAGAATAGGAGAGAAGACCAGTAAGTTTGTTCTGAACTAAAAGGGAATCATTAAAAAAATAAGGAAATCCATTCGTTAACAAACGGATGGATTTTTTTATGAGAAGTACTTCGTAATTTCTTCTTCATTCATCGGCACATAGCTGAATGAACAGGAAATCATATCCTGGATTCGCAATTTTTCAGGGTATTGGATTGCCTGGATTGGTTGATGCCTGATCTCACCCTGCGCAATCGTTGCTTCAATGAATAAGTCTGCGCTTTCTATTTTGTAGAAGCGGGAGAATCCGTCCAGTTTACGGTATATGGGGAAAGTTTGAGGGTTCAAAAGTTTAAAAGTTTAAATGGTTCAAAATGGATTTGGAGGTATGTAAGTTTGAACCTGTTTAAACCCTTTGAACCGAATGTGATGAATAAAAAAACCATCCGACAATGTGGATGGTTTTTTTATAATGATGAAATGTGTTTAATTCACTCTGAAAATAACGCGTCTTCCTTTTGCCAGTTTCAAATCGTCATCATCTGTTTCTTTGATTTCCGGGCTTGGATTTTCACTTCCTTTGCTTTCGGATTTCAAACGCGAAGCACTGATTCCTTTTGAAATCAGGTATTCCTTAACAGTCTGATTACGCTTCGTATCCATGTCCGCATAGAAATCTTTTTTCTCAGCCAATTTGTCTTCTTCTTCGTTGTTGTGTCCGATTACTGTGATTGTCATGTTCGGATTTTCCGTTAAAACCTTTGCAACGATATCCAAAGCAGCTTTTGCTTGCGGAGTAAGGAATGTTTTCCCGAATCCGAAGTAAATTTCTTGTTTCTCGATACGCTCTTTGGTAGACATTTTGTCGTTATCTGCAACCTGCTTCATGTAAACTGTTGTAGACAATTCGTTTTTGTCTTTGTCTGCATCGTAGCATTTAC
The window above is part of the Fluviicola sp. genome. Proteins encoded here:
- a CDS encoding PHB depolymerase family esterase — its product is MKKILTLPVFLFSVFAAFAQLTDQTISINGVSRAYKLYIPSGFNAQTENPDMIIIMHGLGGTNSDMVGAGFNFIADTARVIAVYPQALNNNWGMSAWNNGTLLGSTADDIAFMNALIDKGLSDYHVNPARVYATGFSMGSIMSHHMACVMNNRIAAIGAMSGTMPSSDISSCVPAYKTPVIHLHGTADGTVPYDGSALPSLSLVPQTMAFWRGVHGCDAAADSTRLPDTGTDTITIDRFVYDNCNPSGSVELWRFNNADHVYLYKPVNDINEMIEVWLFLRKWTHSNPTSLGLQDQELSVLKISPNPSNGLVQVSSEFAGMFQLIDLKGSVIIEQQIQAGTTELDLSAVNKGVYLVRIGEKTSKFVLN
- a CDS encoding Gfo/Idh/MocA family oxidoreductase, which produces MADKKLKIGVFGAGHLGRIHIRLLLELPDLFELIGFYDPSDESAEKTISEYHVKRWDDMQALIDASDCVDVVAPTLHHYDIAYKAIRSSKHVFIEKPVAETTEQAKILLDLSREAGVIVQVGHVERFNPAFQAAAPLIVKPMFFEIHRLAQYNPRGTDVSVILDLMIHDLDIVLSCVNSSIRRISASGVSVVSRTPDITSVRIEFDNGCVANLTASRMSLNNMRKTRIFQKTGYLVIDFLNQSVDQIMITPKDEEAPGFFSFQLNDDVNFSALKPEIKKTNAIQEELRSFYNSIVHNQPVVVSIDDAYRALDVAYQIIDKLKSAHLSVFDNN
- a CDS encoding type 1 glutamine amidotransferase domain-containing protein codes for the protein MDKRIAILATDGFEESELQSPKEALEKQGWQAEIVSLKSGTIKSWSKGDWGKEYPVDNIIDDVKASEYDGLVIPGGVINPDKLRRENKVLDFVKDFFDAKKPVAAICHGPQVLISAGVVAGREMTSFESVKIDLQNAGASWLDEEVVVDNGLVTSRSPQDLPAFNRKMIEEFKEGIHQ